A window of Streptomyces sp. NBC_01689 genomic DNA:
GCTCGCCCCCGTTGTCCGCGTCGAAGTCCTGGAGGTGGAAGTACAGACCCCGGTACTGGAAGAGCTGGCGCCGGCGCGTTCCCATGCGGTGCGGCATTTCCGTGTCGTCGAAATCACCGAAAATCCTGGCCACGTCGACGCTCGACCCGGGTTCCATCCGAGCCACAATCAGCGTGCTGTACATACGTTTCCCTCTCCTCGGGGCCCACCACACGACAGTTGACGAAAGCTCTTGTTTCAGTATCCGGGGCGGTAAGTGCGCTTTCAATGTTCCCCATGTCAGGTAATTGTCAGACCGGGTCAGAATTCCGCAGGCAATATCGGAGGACCGCACGGCCGCACAGCGAATTCACCGAGAATCCGCTCATGAATCAGTGGGTGATGTCGCACAGCGCGGCACCGGAGGTGACGGACGCGCCGACCTCGGCGGTAAGGCCCTTGACGGTGCCGGAGCGGTGGGCGTTGAGGGGCTGTTCCATCTTCATGGCCTCCAGGACGACGATGAGGTCGCCTTCCTGGACTTCCTGGCCCTCCTCGACCGCGATCTTGACGATCGTGCCCTGCATGGGCGAGGCGAG
This region includes:
- a CDS encoding TcmI family type II polyketide cyclase: MYSTLIVARMEPGSSVDVARIFGDFDDTEMPHRMGTRRRQLFQYRGLYFHLQDFDADNGGELIQHARHDARFVRISEDLKPFIEAYDPATWRSPADAMATRFYNWEASA